From Staphylococcus sp. M0911, a single genomic window includes:
- the hemL gene encoding glutamate-1-semialdehyde 2,1-aminomutase, with product MGYEKSIKAMEIAEDLMPGGVNSPVRAFKSVDTPAIFMDHAEGSKIYDIDGNEYIDYVLSWGPLILGHKNKQVIENLHKAVDNGTSFGASTLQENKLAQLVIDRVPSIEKVRMVSSGTEATLDTLRLARGYTGRNKIVKFEGCYHGHSDSLLIKAGSGVATLGLPDSPGVPEGIAKNTITVPYNDLDSLRLAFEKYGDDIAGVIVEPVAGNMGVVPPVEGFLQGLRDITNEYGSLLIFDEVMTGFRVGYNCAQGYFGVTPDLTCLGKVIGGGLPVGAFGGKKEIMDHIAPVGNIYQAGTLSGNPLAMTSGYETLSQLTPESYDYFNELGDLLEKGLKEVFAKHQVPITVNRAGSMIGYFLNEGPVTNFEQANKSDLKLFSEMYREMAKEGVFLPPSQFEGTFLSTAHTQEDIEKTIQAFDNSLSRIVK from the coding sequence ATGGGATATGAAAAATCAATTAAAGCAATGGAAATTGCTGAAGATTTAATGCCTGGCGGTGTAAATAGTCCAGTACGTGCTTTTAAATCAGTGGACACACCTGCAATTTTTATGGATCATGCAGAAGGTTCAAAAATATATGATATTGACGGTAATGAATATATTGATTATGTGTTAAGTTGGGGGCCGCTTATTTTAGGGCATAAAAATAAACAAGTTATCGAAAATCTTCATAAGGCAGTGGATAATGGCACTAGTTTTGGTGCCTCTACATTACAAGAAAATAAACTAGCACAATTAGTAATTGATAGAGTACCTTCAATTGAAAAAGTTAGAATGGTATCTTCAGGCACAGAAGCTACATTAGATACATTAAGATTAGCGCGTGGTTATACTGGACGCAATAAAATTGTTAAATTTGAAGGCTGTTACCACGGACATAGCGATTCATTATTAATTAAAGCTGGCTCAGGTGTGGCAACATTAGGTTTACCTGATTCACCTGGTGTACCTGAAGGCATTGCTAAAAATACAATAACTGTGCCATATAATGATTTAGATTCATTACGTTTGGCTTTTGAAAAATATGGTGATGATATCGCTGGAGTTATTGTTGAACCAGTTGCTGGTAATATGGGTGTAGTGCCACCTGTGGAAGGTTTTTTACAAGGATTAAGAGACATTACTAATGAATACGGTTCTTTATTGATTTTTGATGAAGTTATGACTGGCTTTAGAGTTGGTTATAACTGTGCCCAAGGTTATTTTGGTGTCACACCAGATTTAACATGTTTAGGCAAAGTAATAGGTGGTGGTTTACCTGTTGGAGCGTTTGGCGGTAAAAAAGAGATTATGGACCATATTGCACCAGTAGGCAATATTTATCAAGCAGGTACTTTATCAGGTAATCCATTAGCAATGACAAGTGGATATGAAACACTTAGTCAATTGACACCTGAATCATATGATTATTTTAATGAACTTGGAGATTTACTTGAAAAAGGATTAAAAGAAGTCTTTGCTAAGCATCAAGTTCCTATCACTGTTAATAGAGCTGGCTCAATGATTGGTTATTTCTTAAATGAAGGGCCAGTCACAAACTTTGAACAAGCCAATAAAAGTGACTTGAAATTATTTAGTGAGATGTATAGAGAAATGGCAAAAGAAGGCGTATTCTTACCACCATCTCAATTTGAAGGCACTTTCTTATCAACGGCGCATACTCAAGAAGATATTGAAAAAACAATTCAAGCATTTGATAATTCATTAAGTCGTATTGTAAAATAA
- the hemB gene encoding porphobilinogen synthase, whose amino-acid sequence MKFDRHRRLRSSQTMRDMVRETHVRKEDLIYPIFVVEKDDVKTEIKSLPGVYQISLNLLHNEIKEAYDLGIRAIMFFGVPNDKDDVGSGAYDHNGVVQEATRIAKKMYSDLLIVADTCLCEYTDHGHCGVIDDHTHDVDNDKSLPLLVKTAISQVEAGADIIAPSNMMDGFVTEIRQGLDDAGYQNVPIMSYGIKYASSFFGPFRDAADSAPSFGDRKTYQMDPANRLEALRELESDLKEGCDMMIVKPALSYLDIVRDVKNHTNIPVVAYNVSGEYSMTKAAALNGWIDEEKIVMEQMVSMKRAGADMIITYFAKDICHYLDK is encoded by the coding sequence ATGAAATTTGATAGACATAGAAGACTTCGTTCTTCTCAAACAATGAGAGACATGGTTCGCGAAACACATGTAAGAAAAGAAGATTTAATTTACCCAATTTTTGTAGTTGAAAAAGATGATGTTAAAACTGAAATCAAATCATTACCTGGCGTATATCAAATCAGTTTAAATTTATTACACAATGAAATTAAAGAAGCGTATGACTTAGGTATTAGAGCAATTATGTTCTTTGGTGTACCAAACGATAAAGATGATGTTGGTTCTGGTGCATATGATCATAATGGAGTAGTGCAAGAAGCAACACGCATTGCTAAAAAAATGTATAGTGACTTATTGATTGTTGCTGACACATGTCTATGTGAATATACTGATCATGGTCACTGTGGTGTGATTGACGACCACACACATGATGTAGATAACGATAAATCATTACCATTACTAGTCAAAACAGCAATTTCTCAAGTAGAAGCAGGTGCAGATATCATTGCACCAAGTAATATGATGGATGGATTTGTTACTGAAATTAGACAAGGACTTGATGATGCCGGTTATCAAAATGTACCAATCATGAGTTATGGTATTAAATATGCTTCAAGTTTCTTTGGGCCATTCAGAGACGCTGCTGATTCAGCGCCTTCTTTCGGCGATCGAAAAACATATCAAATGGATCCTGCCAACCGTTTAGAGGCATTGAGAGAACTTGAAAGTGACTTAAAAGAAGGTTGTGACATGATGATTGTTAAACCTGCTTTAAGTTATTTAGATATCGTTAGAGATGTTAAAAATCATACTAATATTCCTGTTGTTGCATACAATGTTAGTGGTGAATATAGTATGACAAAAGCTGCTGCATTAAATGGTTGGATTGATGAAGAAAAGATTGTGATGGAACAAATGGTTTCAATGAAACGTGCCGGTGCAGATATGATTATTACTTATTTTGCTAAAGATATTTGTCATTATTTAGATAAATAA